The following coding sequences lie in one Drosophila ananassae strain 14024-0371.13 chromosome Y unlocalized genomic scaffold, ASM1763931v2 tig00000133, whole genome shotgun sequence genomic window:
- the LOC6502599 gene encoding dynein regulatory complex subunit 3 — protein FFSRELREIEDKQEKEIQTRELHEREMSEAKRLASSFVEHLDGHQLFDSLWRGDEDGRILMLVGLQAQELSDEYDKDIFELTQEIYKLGLERFAERDDEIRDFMNNLQEGQEELQIMGQKEIEDFLQFKEKIFEEARITLRQLEQNSMHGDDENSPENLKLSDAVDKINIQFEESMNDMWQALMTQELYLHEAIEVLI, from the coding sequence ttttttagccGTGAGTTACGAGAAATAGAGGATAAACAAGAGAAGGAAATACAAACACGAGAATTACACGAACGTGAAATGTCAGAAGCCAAGCGTCTGGCCTCAAGCTTTGTTGAGCATTTAGATGGTCATCAACTTTTCGATTCTTTGTGGAGAGGGGACGAAGACGGCCGAATATTAATGCTTGTAGGATTACAGGCCCAAGAACTTTCAGATGAATATGATAAAGATATATTTGAGCTTACACAGGAAATTTATAAGCTGGGATTGGAAAGATTTGCGGAAAGAGATGATGAAATTCGTGACTTTATGAATAATCTTCAAGAAGGCCAAGAAGAACTCCAAATTATGGGTCAAAAAGAAATTGAAgattttttacaatttaaagaaaaaatttttgaagaagCTCGAATAACATTGCGTCAATTAGAACAAAACTCaatgcatggggacgacgaaaaTAGTCCAGAAAATCTAAAGCTATCTGATGCTGTTGACAAAATCAATATACAATTTGAAGAATCTATGAATGATATGTGGCAAGCGCTTATGACACAGGAACTTTATTTGCATGAGGCTATAGAGGTATTGATTTAa